The genomic interval CCTGTAATTCCATGAATGGTGCCATGTTCATTTATGCCTCTGCATAAATGGCTGCCTCTATCCAAAATCACCTCTGCCTAACTTCTACTGCTTATCATTTAAAGTACTTGTGatacctcctctgtgaagctttcCCCTCTCCTACCAAGCTTTCCCCTCCCCTAGGTAAAAGTAACTGTGTTCTCCTTTGCCCTGTACACTCTCCCCTGTTCATCTCCAATTATAGCACCTTGCAGACTACTGGCATGTTACTAGTTCACGGTCTGTTGGCCCATGAAGCAAGGGGTCTGATCGCATTCATCTTTATCCCTGAACGTTTAGCACATAGTACACAGCTCAAAAAGTTCAATGAATAAGCTAACTGACCCAGTAGTATATGCTGTGGGATTTAGACTCTAATAACTAATTCCTTTCCATCTACCAAATCCCATGCCATCAAGTCGTACCATACCTTACCAAATAATTAAATCTTGGATTATTTAAATCACAATCCTTCACACTTTTAAAAGCAGTTTATAAATAACTTTGGGGGATTCTATATGGAGCCTGTATTTTCTGCTAcatctattaaattttttaaaaacaaaacacaaacatgtaTGGAGCCATCGCACAGAAAATCTGATAACTATACAGACCCTGTCGGCAGGAACCATATGTTTTGATGTGTGTGACTGCCTATGGTTGCATTGTACAACTAACAAATGCAATCAATACCAGGAATAGTCACATAGGTCTAATTAAAGTCCTATATACAAGATCTGTACTCTTGTGTGAGATGTGACCTATTTCATCATCAAATTGTTCTGCCTAATTTCTCAGAGCCACTTTTTTATAATGGTGGACATGTATATGAACACTGTATcttgtcatatatttttattagcaaGCACTACAAAGGATCAATGGGTCATCATCATGAGTTCTCAAAAGCTCATGTTCTGTggctaaatatattttacaacatCTCTTAATGGCATACCACCATGTCTTTAAGAAACAAATATCATGCACAACATTCTAGACGTAGGCATCTTAACTCATTCCTATTTATTGTACTTTAATTATATACTCAAAATAGACTAAGAACCTAGTCCTGTAATACTGCCTACCCCAACCAGATCCATTTCTAAAAGCAAAACTATTATAAAGTAGATAAACCTATATTCTTACCATTATTGCTAACAAAATCTTCATGTAAAACAGGGAGATCAAGTCGAATTCGTTTTAAACAGgtctgaaaataaaaaacatttttacattttcacttagatttgggggaaaatggtcattgattttattattagtttcaaAAAAAGTTGTTCAAATAGCTACtattaattttccttctctctactaAGACTGAAAATGAAGACCCCCCCCAAAGAGCTACTTAGCCTCACTAATCTATCCTTATACAATTTAGCATTGTGAATGATATTCATAATGATCTCAACACCTACCTgaacttcctttttatttcccagAGATTCAACTCTGTCAATAAAATCTTCAAATTGCAGTTTAGGGAATAGCCTATGCGCCCAGTGCTCCATGTGTCTGATTAGTGTCTTCAAGTCCTCAGCctggaacataaaaataaaaatgctaaatagAAGACTCATTCTCACAACTGACCTTGTCAGCAGATTTTAGAACTGAATAATAGTACCAAAGTCACTGGtgtccttttatatttataaggttaataaacttttagaagaaactttaagaagaaaaatagttaTCAAGGGCTTAGAGCAGGTGTCCCCAAGCCCAGGCCGTGGACCAGTCCACGGTgggttaggaaccgggccacacagcaggaggtgagcagtgggcgagCAAGAGACCGAAGCTTCCTCTGACGCTCCCCAcagctcacattaccgcctgagccatcccccaCACTCCTCACCACCCGTCCCCCGGGAAAAACTgacttccacgaaaccagtccctggtgccaaaaaggttggggactgctggctTAGAGGACTGCAGTCTAACAACActggatagatttttaaaaatccgaggaaaaaagaaacccagtatGAAAACTTAGTAAAAGTTAAAAGATAATCACATGTGTCTTTTCAGACCtataaatacttgaaaataaacttcaataaaatacggCAAGATATCTTTTAGAAATAACTATACAAACTGACAGGCCTCTAAGCGATATACAGAAAGCATTGAGAATCAGCTCtgtgaaaatatattcagaaatccCAAGGGCAAAGTACCAAAGACTAGCAAGAACAGTGTAAACATTCTCAGACCACAATACCTCTCTATATTTGAAATTtcaatttaacattaaaaaaattttttaatgaaaatgaaaaacaaagtttaataaactggagtaataaatgaaaaaagttccAAATTCCTGATTTTACtgtacaatatttttttattttcttatagtattttaaaatagactGGTTAAAAGCTCTGGATCAGACTGCATAGATTCAAATCTAAATTctaccacttaatagctgtgtgactttgaacaaatcACTTTACCTCTGTGTGCCTTTTTCTTCATGAATAAAACGAGAATATACATACCTCACTGAGTTGTTAGGAGGATTAAGTAATACAAGtaaagtgcctgacacaaagcAAGTCCTCAAATGTTGGCAATTATTGTTTGTGGTGGTATTTGATCTTGTCTAAGAAGCTAATGGTTAAAACAATCAACTCTACCAATAACTCAATATGTAATGCTGAGAACGTAATGTCATTTCATTCTCATTCTGATAAAGATAAAAGTTCTTTCAAAAGTTCAatcatcaggcttccctggtagcgcagtggataagaatctgcctgccaatgcaggggacacgggttcgatccctggtctgggaagatcccacatgctgtggagcaactaagcccgtgtgccacaactactgagcctgcgctctagagcctgtgagccacaactactgaagcccacgcacctagagcccatgctccgcaacaagagaagccactgcaatgagaagcccgcgcaccacaacgaagagtagcccctgctcgccacaactagagaaagctcacgtgcaacaataaagacccaatacagtcaaaaataataaaataaaaaaattttttaaaagttcaatcaCCTATGACCATTTTCCAGTTGTTGGGGTAGCTGATCAGCCACCTCACAATATCACATTACACCCAAGGGACAGAGAAGAGAAATACCTAAATACAGTGTGAAGTCCCAAGTCATACATGGAGAGAAAAGCATCGAGGATTCTGTTAGAAAATAGTAgaattttcaaaagcaaagtaCAGAAGACTAGACAAACTCAGAGCCCAACCTCACCCAGTGAAGGCACACAAAATATTTATCCTTCGTAtaagtttatttatcttttaaagtacttattatggggcttccctggtggcgcagtggttgagagtcggcctgccgatgcgggggacacgggttcgtgccccggtccgggaggatcccacatgccgcggagcggctgggcccatgagccgtggccgctgagcctgagcgtccggagactgtgctccgcaacgggagaggccacaacagtgagatgcccgtgtaccgcaaaaaaaaaaaaaaaaaagtacttattaTGAAAATGATGAAGAGGTCACAAATTCAAAGCACCAATTCATCACTACTACCTGAAAATTTCAATAAGAGCAATGAATTAACGGAGCTGGGcatggttttaaaatatcttgatttatgtttacttttgtgGCAAAATAGGACACAAGCTTATATTCTCCCTTCCTGTCCACCGAAACTAAGCAAATGTACTACAATTTTTCAGCCTCCCAGGTTTGAAATCTTGggattaatttttacttttgtaccTCTCAATCACCTCCAAGTATTATATATTGTTCATCCCTCTACTATTACCCTATCCAGGCTATTTCACCTCATTCTGCTGGTAGTGAAATAGCCTCTGAATTGCTATCTGCCTCCAGCTGCTTCCCTCTTTCCAACTATCCTGAATACCACACCAAGATCATGCTCATGCTGTGTTAATGTTACTCTAGCTGGGCCGTGAAATGGAAAGTCGAGGCTCCACTGGCAGTGGAGGCTTAAAACTCTAAAACTCAGTTTCCTTCACTAGATAATGCGACCAACACCTACCCCAGAGGTTGATAATTAAAGAATATAATTGAAAATACTTCATGAACTGCAAAGCTCTACAAAGATATCATCTGCAAAAAATTGTATCTACACGCTACACGattcaaagagaattttttaatgtacatttgtGCAGAGATTTACAGTTCCTAAATGTCTTCAAACAGTGTCCTTTCTACTACATAATAGTTTCTAAAGAGATATGATGATGAATGATGGTATCTGTGAAACATTCTAAGATTCCTAAGAACATGATAATGGGCCCACAgtcttattgatattttaaaaaacaaaggtctaaaataaaaatcagacatTTCTTACCTCATGACCTTTACCTTTGAATTTTGCCTTATCAAACACATGCCTTAATGCTGGAAGCCCTCTCTCTGAAATTAATCTGTGaatagaaatatgttttaaatttcaagttttcTAAAGCCATCAAGGCCAAACCAAGaccataagaagaaaaaaatattaactactgAACTGAGAAAAATGTCTGATCTCCAAATCATCCCAACCAAAAGCTTGTAAcataagagggaaaaaatgatggaaagaaaagtataaatatttaaggaaatagtAAATGTACCTCTCAGCATTCAGCTTGGGTATATTCCTTTTAACTGTTCTCTTTGGAGGTACAGGAACAGGTGCTCCTCTCCCTAACTCTGGTGAAATATACCAAGATTTAATATTACTTACGTAATTTAagcctcatttataaaatgtatcatttctaAGCTGTTAGATGGACAGCTGAACATGGACACCACTTTGGAACCCTATACAGACCTTCTCCAGGTTCAGCTCCTtcaccatcttctctctctggagaggctggaggtgggaatggAGGAAAAGTTTCATCTTCTATATGCTCATAATCTGGTAGGTCAATCAAGCCATTCTCCTGTGGTTCTAGCATCTTTtcctctaggggaaaaaaaaagtaaacatgttGATGCATCCAAGTAGTCTTCTTATTACACAGTTAAGTTCCACTTGCAGCAAAATGCATGTGTTTCAGTCAGTTAAACCATATTTCAAACTCACACATCATGAACTGAAGTGAAGAAGATAACAGttatggaaaaaagaacaaagttagaagtTAGAAGACCTGAGTTCTAATGTAGACCCTACCACTAAATAACTATATGATTTTCAGCAAATCATTTTATCTCAACTGTTGAGTTTCCCCACCATAAAATGATGATTTTAACTTTTCAGAGGGTTTCAAACTGTGGTCCAAAGGGGTGTGAAATAGGCAGGGTACAATACCTCACCCCCACTTCAACTagagaagctttttaaaaatactgttgggaatttcctggtagtccagtggttagggctctgtgttctcactgctgagggcccgggttcaatccctgttccagGAACTAATATGCCATAAGCTGTGCGGGGGGGccgaaaaaggaaaaataaaaataaaaataaaaatactgtttacATATTGGTTTTCTAGTAAGGTTTCctttgaagaaatggaaataatcctTAAGTTGGTAACTTGAAAGAATGCTTTTCAGTACCATCTTACTTGACCTCTCAGAAACATCTGACACTTTTGATCAGCTCCTTTTTCTGGAAAAGTGTTTTTGTTGACTCCTGAAACACAGTACTCAACTGgcttccctcccttcctggaCATTCCTCCTGGATCTTCTTTGCAGATTCATATTCCTCTAACCTGGTCAGTTAGTATCCAAGACTTCATCCTAGGCCCTCTTCACTCAGTTATGCACATGGCTCTAATTTATAGATGACCCATTAATTTTTTACCTCCACCTGAGCATCAAATCCGAGCTCTAAATCCCTACTTCTCATTTTACAGCTCTAAAATTTCTCAAAGGCACCTGTAACTCATCATGTATAAAACCAACCTTCTAAATTTTCCCAATTCAATGAATGACACCTAACCAGCTATACATCAGAAACCTGCAAGTCATCCTTAACACTTCATTCCCCCATCCTAATCACCCTGTCCATTTTACTTCCAGATTATCCCTTGAGTCTGTCCATTTCTCCCTGTTTCCACAACCACTTCCTAACGCTTCTTGCTTGGATTACTCCATTACTCCTATCCATTTTGCCCTTTCAATCCATTCTCCATATTACAGCTAAACTGAACCTTTGGAAATGTCAAGCTGATCACATTACTGCTAGGCTTAAATACT from Physeter macrocephalus isolate SW-GA chromosome 11, ASM283717v5, whole genome shotgun sequence carries:
- the TIPIN gene encoding TIMELESS-interacting protein; its protein translation is MLEPQENGLIDLPDYEHIEDETFPPFPPPASPEREDGEGAEPGEELGRGAPVPVPPKRTVKRNIPKLNAERLISERGLPALRHVFDKAKFKGKGHEAEDLKTLIRHMEHWAHRLFPKLQFEDFIDRVESLGNKKEVQTCLKRIRLDLPVLHEDFVSNNDEVGENNGHDVTVTELDPFLTNSSESAKFASELSRSLTEEQQQRIERNKQLALERRQAKLLSNSQSLGNDLLMNTPSTQTPEEGSTGEEQKEEESNGFNKDLLDNPHNDAAANTVNEEEELKIEKMQLDQSF